A window of Nitrosopumilus sp. b3 contains these coding sequences:
- a CDS encoding PEFG-CTERM sorting domain-containing protein has translation MSSAYAVELPPACVGCAQDEAKASAKNSLMQALPISVWTDKEQYMHNEIITVTGQVANIASGYPVTVTVVNPLNSIVTINQIVVADDKSFETTLNTAGALWKYDGTYTIKVNYGSVEKSSKAQVELIGGEATSKPTTPSKCGPGQITASGQCIPFTINGGVVKSATLNTDDKSIVINIDAKSDGTLTVTPTKKVQDGIFMVLVDGQEWDDVEIDGNKVTVMFLAGAEKIEIIGTFVIPEFGTIAAMILAVAIISIIAVSAKSRLSIMPRY, from the coding sequence ATGTCATCAGCATATGCGGTAGAACTTCCACCAGCATGTGTAGGATGTGCTCAGGATGAGGCTAAAGCATCAGCAAAGAATTCATTGATGCAAGCACTCCCAATATCTGTATGGACAGATAAAGAGCAGTACATGCATAATGAGATAATTACGGTAACAGGCCAAGTAGCAAACATAGCATCTGGATATCCAGTCACAGTAACTGTTGTGAATCCACTCAACTCCATTGTTACAATTAATCAAATAGTTGTAGCAGATGACAAGAGTTTTGAGACTACATTAAACACAGCAGGTGCATTGTGGAAATACGATGGTACTTACACCATTAAAGTAAACTATGGCAGTGTTGAAAAAAGCAGCAAAGCACAAGTTGAACTAATTGGTGGAGAAGCAACTTCAAAGCCTACAACTCCAAGTAAATGTGGCCCAGGTCAGATTACTGCAAGTGGTCAATGTATACCATTTACCATTAATGGTGGAGTAGTGAAAAGTGCAACTCTCAATACTGATGACAAATCAATTGTCATTAACATCGACGCTAAAAGTGATGGAACGTTAACAGTAACCCCAACCAAAAAAGTTCAGGACGGTATCTTCATGGTACTAGTTGATGGACAAGAATGGGATGATGTTGAAATTGATGGAAATAAAGTAACAGTCATGTTCCTTGCAGGCGCCGAAAAGATTGAAATTATAGGTACCTTTGTGATACCAGAATTTGGTACAATCGCAGCCATGATTCTAGCAGTAGCAATTATCTCAATAATTGCAGTATCTGCAAAGTCAAGACTTAGCATTATGCCAAGATACTAA
- a CDS encoding PEFG-CTERM sorting domain-containing protein, which translates to MNFKRSTTSMAIALMALSLISMTSIQQDAFAQSQGMSLTAMADRNSDTITVTGKTISKITDVTFRVTSPSGNNVVGIGQVSPDVNGEFTTEFKIGPTWTENGFYTVTAMQSPQQSSLYTLKVLVEVANGMAKKTLVTETNMESGLVYTTPNVATDKGIEIYADAVIGSTTINIEGTTDRVSQDVTLTITAPNGNVVSVAQVSPMLNGEFTKEITIGGPLWKQNGFYTVSAKQFDDPKYTASTEVDIKDGVVVPEFGTIAAMILAVAIISIIAVSAKSRLSIMPRY; encoded by the coding sequence ATGAATTTTAAACGTTCTACAACATCAATGGCGATAGCCCTCATGGCATTGTCATTAATTTCAATGACTTCAATTCAACAAGATGCTTTTGCTCAAAGTCAAGGAATGAGTCTTACAGCCATGGCTGACAGAAACTCAGACACGATTACGGTAACAGGCAAGACAATTTCAAAAATTACAGATGTCACATTTAGAGTAACATCTCCAAGTGGGAATAATGTAGTAGGAATTGGTCAAGTTTCACCAGATGTCAATGGAGAATTTACAACCGAATTCAAAATAGGCCCAACATGGACTGAAAATGGATTCTATACTGTAACGGCAATGCAAAGCCCACAGCAAAGTTCATTGTACACACTAAAGGTGCTTGTTGAAGTAGCAAACGGAATGGCAAAAAAAACTCTTGTAACTGAGACCAATATGGAATCAGGATTAGTTTACACCACTCCAAATGTTGCAACAGATAAAGGAATTGAAATTTATGCAGATGCTGTTATAGGATCTACAACAATCAACATAGAAGGTACAACAGACAGAGTAAGTCAAGATGTTACTTTAACCATAACGGCACCAAATGGAAATGTAGTATCTGTTGCTCAAGTATCACCAATGCTTAATGGAGAATTTACCAAGGAAATAACCATAGGCGGACCACTATGGAAGCAAAATGGATTCTATACTGTAAGTGCAAAACAATTTGACGATCCAAAATATACCGCTTCAACTGAAGTCGATATCAAAGATGGAGTCGTAGTACCAGAATTTGGTACAATTGCAGCCATGATTCTAGCAGTAGCAATTATCTCAATAATTGCAGTATCTGCAAAGTCAAGACTTAGCATTATGCCAAGATACTAA
- a CDS encoding PEFG-CTERM sorting domain-containing protein, with the protein MKAHLTVFTLSAILIVSIGMAPAFGQIQNSIVVTTDKSSYSEGETILVTGEVKDLYSGTPVSVIVKAPNGNLVSIAQVTVGVDKKFSTEITAGGALMKAEGSYTITVQYGTENRSAEATFEFGGSTMTPPTTGGSVTDKTVAIEGSTDLIGYMITGGKLLSIMPDFEANSLIVSIDATSDGSLTLTIPRSVLDATMNGEDDDFFVLIDGEEVDFEETTSATNRVLTIAFPAGAEEIEIIGTFVVPEFGTIAAMILAVAIISIIAVSAKSRLSIMPRY; encoded by the coding sequence ATGAAAGCTCATCTAACGGTGTTTACCCTATCTGCAATTTTAATTGTAAGTATTGGTATGGCACCAGCATTTGGACAAATACAAAACTCGATTGTTGTTACTACGGACAAGTCATCATATTCAGAAGGTGAAACAATTCTAGTAACAGGCGAAGTGAAAGATCTGTATTCTGGCACTCCAGTAAGTGTAATTGTCAAGGCTCCTAATGGAAACTTGGTATCAATTGCTCAAGTAACAGTTGGTGTTGATAAAAAATTCAGTACCGAAATTACTGCCGGAGGAGCATTAATGAAAGCAGAAGGATCATACACGATAACAGTTCAGTATGGAACTGAAAATCGATCAGCTGAGGCAACATTTGAATTTGGAGGATCAACAATGACACCACCAACAACTGGAGGTTCTGTAACTGACAAAACAGTTGCAATTGAAGGTTCTACAGATTTGATTGGATACATGATCACAGGCGGAAAATTACTAAGTATCATGCCTGATTTCGAAGCAAATTCACTCATTGTATCTATTGATGCAACAAGTGATGGTTCACTAACCTTGACAATCCCAAGATCTGTGTTGGATGCAACAATGAATGGTGAAGATGACGATTTCTTTGTCTTAATTGATGGAGAAGAAGTAGACTTTGAGGAAACAACATCAGCAACGAATAGAGTTCTTACCATAGCATTCCCAGCAGGAGCTGAAGAGATCGAAATAATCGGTACATTTGTAGTTCCAGAATTTGGTACAATTGCAGCCATGATTCTAGCAGTAGCAATTATCTCAATAATTGCAGTATCTGCAAAGTCAAGACTTAGCATTATGCCAAGATACTAA
- a CDS encoding DNA-directed RNA polymerase subunit H has product MATKKNQVLVPDHVYVPKHEIISKQEAEEVLKKYNCKPTELPLIFVNDPAILGLGIKPGDMIKITRKSPTAGESLYYRYVVEV; this is encoded by the coding sequence ATGGCAACTAAAAAAAATCAAGTTCTAGTACCTGATCATGTCTATGTACCAAAACATGAGATCATCTCAAAACAAGAAGCTGAAGAAGTTTTGAAAAAATACAACTGTAAACCCACAGAATTACCCTTAATCTTTGTAAACGATCCTGCAATTTTAGGACTTGGAATAAAACCTGGTGATATGATAAAGATCACTAGAAAAAGCCCAACTGCAGGAGAGAGCCTCTATTACAGATACGTGGTGGAAGTATAA